From a region of the Lactuca sativa cultivar Salinas chromosome 4, Lsat_Salinas_v11, whole genome shotgun sequence genome:
- the LOC111884914 gene encoding sterol carrier protein 2 — protein sequence MASSDLKSAALMEQMKTHLSTDAGKAVTKKIGLVYQINIAPKKLGFNEEIYVVDLKKGEVTKGAYEGGKPDATFSFTDEDFFKVATGKMNPQIAFMRGAMKVKGSLSAAQKFTPDIFPKPSKM from the exons ATGGCTTCATCCGACCTCAAATCCGCCGCCTTGATGGAGCAAATGAAAACCCATCTCTCCACCGACGCCGGCAAAGCCGTCACCAAGAAGATCGGACTCGTTTATCAAATCAATATCGCCCCCAAG AAACTTGGATTCAACGAGGAGATTTACGTCGTCGATCTTAAAAAGGGAGAGGTTACCAAAG GTGCATATGAAGGTGGAAAGCCAGATGCCACCTTTTCTTTCACAGATGAAGACTTCTTCAAGGTTGCAACTGGGAAAATGAACCCTCAAATTGCTTTCATGAG GGGTGCAATGAAGGTGAAAGGCAGTTTAAGTGCAGCCCAGAAATTCACACCTGACATATTTCCAAAACCTTCAAAGATGTAA